A genomic region of Parambassis ranga chromosome 7, fParRan2.1, whole genome shotgun sequence contains the following coding sequences:
- the rpl10a gene encoding large ribosomal subunit protein uL1 yields MSKVSRDTLYEAVKEVLQGSVTKPRKFVESVELQISLKNYDPQKDKRFSGTVRLKTLPRPKFSVCVLGDQQHCDEAKVADMPHMDIEALKKLNKNKKLVKKLAKKYDAFLASESLIKQIPRILGPGLNKAGKFPSLLTHNENLNTKVDEVKSTIKFQMKKVLCLAVAVGHVKMTEDELVYNIHLAVNFLVSLLKKNWQNVRALYIKSTMGKPQRLY; encoded by the exons ATGAG taaGGTCTCCAGAGATACGTTGTATGAAGCTGTGAAGGAGGTCCTCCAGGGCTCGGTGACCAAGCCAAGGAA GTTTGTGGAGAGCGTGGAGCTGCAGATTAGCCTGAAAAACTATGATCCCCAGAAGGACAAACGTTTCTCCGGCACCGTCAG GCTGAAGACTCTCCCCAGGCCAAAGTTCTCCGTCTGTGTCCTGGGAGACCAGCAGCACTGTGATGAGGCCAAAGTTGCTGACATGCCCCACATGGACATTGAGGCTCTCAAGAAGCTCAACAAGAACAAAAAGCTGGTCAAGAAGCTTG CCAAGAAGTATGATGCCTTCCTGGCTTCTGAGTCCCTCATCAAACAGATCCCCCGTATCCTGGGACCTGGTCTGAACAAGGCCGGCAAGTTCCCCTCCCTGCTCACCCACAACGAGAATCTAAACACCAAGGTGGATGAGGTCAAATCCACCATCAAATTCCAGATGAAGAAG gTGCTGTGTCTGGCTGTGGCTGTAGGACACGTGAAGATGACAGAGGATGAACTTGTGTACAACATCCACCTGGCTGTCAACTTCCTGGTGTCTCTGCTGAAGAAGAACTGGCAGAATGTGCGTGCCCTGTACATCAAAAGCACTATGGGCAAACCCCAGCGCCTCTACTAA
- the inavaa gene encoding innate immunity activator protein isoform X1: MTAIESKEEISDTDSGIILHSGPDSPTSPVKDLTTHTRALKLKHQSLEDRLELCLLELRKLCIREAELTGTLPSDYPLMPDEKPPRVRRRIGASFKLDEGLIHLDKQDSELKVLETDLALQRQIYEAARKLSLEEKLSKPQKKSRLQQCKREEKKMKDLQEAVFQHRIKSACNSPCISTSTTQNKDMSMSDDSSLSDVVALDDDVDSPTPLSPPVLGTSYSDPLQLSVKPLQSSQQFSSQLSVEYERSPIQNSPWKESSLDHPYHKVTKPQSASSSRSSSPSGTQVSTESSRIPLSQFVKNLALPHSHSTSAPSTPELLVRRQYSQSFRLPKKKPSADFERLGSENSRGRARLPQRRCLADFMVRSPEYSPLRPYQSSSEDSSSEHSSSSYIGSPGRDRPTEIPKLFPPPYGFHFGAQKKGPSGFPSPHTNSTQSQSYVPADEGPLSPQDLDMGKRFLSPPVASHSPQQRQWQEVASSPRGILKAPPPYNRLVRTPSLKEYPNHAIRLMPREIVSEELKSWHQRNQLQKLRPNCGEQQGPMNVMSPTSPHMPPFKQGNVILQRAADGTPVQWFVAEDAEIVSQV, translated from the exons ATGACGGCCATCGAGAGCAAAGAGGAGATCAGTGACACAGACAGTGGGATTATATTACACTCTG GTCCAGACAGCCCCACATCCCCAGTGAAAGACCTCACCACCCACACCAGAGCCCTGAAGCTGAAGCACCAGTCTCTGGAGGACCGTCTAGagctctgcctgctggagctccgGAAACTCTGCATCAGGGAGGCG GAGCTGACCGGCACATTGCCCTCAGACTATCCTCTGATGCCAGATGAGAAGCCACCTCGGGTTCGAAGGCGAATTGGAGCTTCATTCAAGCTGGATGAAGGTCTGATTCATCTGGATAAACAG GATTCAGAGTTGAAAGTTCTAGAGACAGACTTGGCACTTCAGCGACAGATTTATGAGGCAGCCCGCAAACTCTCCCTGGAGGAGAAATTGAGCAAACCCCAGAAGAAGAGCCGGCTACAGCAGTgcaagagggaggagaagaaaatgAAGGATCTGCAAGAGGCTGTGTTCCAACACAGGATCAAGAGCGCATGCAACTCACCATGCATCAGCACATCAACCACCCAAAACAAAG aTATGAGCATGTCTGATGACAGCTCCCTCTCTGATGTGGTGGCTCTGGATGATG ATGTGGACTCGCCCACCCCCCTCTCACCTCCAGTATTGGGCACTTCCTATTCAGACCCCCTCCAGCTGTCAGTTAAACCTTTGCAGTCATCTCAGCAGTTCTCAAGTCAGCTCAGTGTGGAGTACGAGCGCTCTCCCATCCAGAACTCTCCTTGGAAAGAGTCCAGTCTGGACCATCCTTACCACAAGGTCACAAAACCTCAGTcagcaagcagcagcaggtccag CAGTCCATCAGGAACCCAGGTGTctacagagagcagcaggatcCCTCTCTCTCAGTTTGTCAAGAACTTGGCCCTCCCTCACAGCCACTCCACAAGCGCCCCCTCCACACCAGAGCTGCTTGTACGCCGACAGTACTCCCAGTCCTTTAG ACTTCCAAAAAAGAAGCCTTCTGCTGACTTTGAGCGCCTCGGCTCAGAAAATAGTCGAGGGCGTGCCAGGCTGCCACAGCGGCGCTGCTTGGCTGACTTCATGGTGCGTTCTCCAGAGTACTCTCCCCTGCGTCCCTACCAGTCCAGCTCTGaggacagcagctcagagcactCATCATCCTCCTACATCGGCTCTCCTGGCAGGGACAGACCCACTGAGATCCCGAAGCTCTTCCCTCCACCTTATGGATTCCACTTTGGAGCGCAGAAGAAAGGACCCTCTGGCTTCCCTAGTCCACACACTAACTCCACCCAGTCTCAGTCCTATGTTCCAGCAGATGAAGGGCCCCTTTCTCCACAGGACCTGGACATGGGGAAGCGTTTCCTGTCTCCCCCTGTTGCATCACACAGCCCTCAGCAAAGACAGTGGCAGGAAGTGGCGTCTTCTCCGAGGGGCATCCTAAAGGCGCCTCCACCTTATAACAGGCTGGTGCGGACCCCCTCGCTGAAAGAATACCCCAACCATGCCATCAGACTTATGCCCAGGGAGATTGTGTCAGAGGAGCTGAAGTCCTGGCATCAAAGGAATCAACTGCAGAAGTTGCGGCCAAACTGTGGGGAACAGCAGGGCCCAATGAATGTCATGAGCCCCACTTCACCTCACATGCCCCCTTTTAAACAG GGTAACGTGAttctgcagagagctgcagacgGGACTCCGGTCCAGTGGTTTGTCGCTGAGGATGCTGAAATTGTGAGCCAGGTGTAA
- the inavaa gene encoding innate immunity activator protein isoform X2, whose translation MTAIESKEEISDTDSGIILHSGPDSPTSPVKDLTTHTRALKLKHQSLEDRLELCLLELRKLCIREAELTGTLPSDYPLMPDEKPPRVRRRIGASFKLDEGLIHLDKQDSELKVLETDLALQRQIYEAARKLSLEEKLSKPQKKSRLQQCKREEKKMKDLQEAVFQHRIKSACNSPCISTSTTQNKDMSMSDDSSLSDVVALDDDVDSPTPLSPPVLGTSYSDPLQLSVKPLQSSQQFSSQLSVEYERSPIQNSPWKESSLDHPYHKVTKPQSASSSRSSSPSGTQVSTESSRIPLSQFVKNLALPHSHSTSAPSTPELLVRRQYSQSFRLPKKKPSADFERLGSENSRGRARLPQRRCLADFMVRSPEYSPLRPYQSSSEDSSSEHSSSSYIGSPGRDRPTEIPKLFPPPYGFHFGAQKKGPSGFPSPHTNSTQSQSYVPADEGPLSPQDLDMGKRFLSPPVASHSPQQRQWQEVASSPRGILKAPPPYNRLVRTPSLKEYPNHAIRLMPREIVSEELKSWHQRNQLQKLRPNCGEQQGPMNVMSPTSPHMPPFKQVG comes from the exons ATGACGGCCATCGAGAGCAAAGAGGAGATCAGTGACACAGACAGTGGGATTATATTACACTCTG GTCCAGACAGCCCCACATCCCCAGTGAAAGACCTCACCACCCACACCAGAGCCCTGAAGCTGAAGCACCAGTCTCTGGAGGACCGTCTAGagctctgcctgctggagctccgGAAACTCTGCATCAGGGAGGCG GAGCTGACCGGCACATTGCCCTCAGACTATCCTCTGATGCCAGATGAGAAGCCACCTCGGGTTCGAAGGCGAATTGGAGCTTCATTCAAGCTGGATGAAGGTCTGATTCATCTGGATAAACAG GATTCAGAGTTGAAAGTTCTAGAGACAGACTTGGCACTTCAGCGACAGATTTATGAGGCAGCCCGCAAACTCTCCCTGGAGGAGAAATTGAGCAAACCCCAGAAGAAGAGCCGGCTACAGCAGTgcaagagggaggagaagaaaatgAAGGATCTGCAAGAGGCTGTGTTCCAACACAGGATCAAGAGCGCATGCAACTCACCATGCATCAGCACATCAACCACCCAAAACAAAG aTATGAGCATGTCTGATGACAGCTCCCTCTCTGATGTGGTGGCTCTGGATGATG ATGTGGACTCGCCCACCCCCCTCTCACCTCCAGTATTGGGCACTTCCTATTCAGACCCCCTCCAGCTGTCAGTTAAACCTTTGCAGTCATCTCAGCAGTTCTCAAGTCAGCTCAGTGTGGAGTACGAGCGCTCTCCCATCCAGAACTCTCCTTGGAAAGAGTCCAGTCTGGACCATCCTTACCACAAGGTCACAAAACCTCAGTcagcaagcagcagcaggtccag CAGTCCATCAGGAACCCAGGTGTctacagagagcagcaggatcCCTCTCTCTCAGTTTGTCAAGAACTTGGCCCTCCCTCACAGCCACTCCACAAGCGCCCCCTCCACACCAGAGCTGCTTGTACGCCGACAGTACTCCCAGTCCTTTAG ACTTCCAAAAAAGAAGCCTTCTGCTGACTTTGAGCGCCTCGGCTCAGAAAATAGTCGAGGGCGTGCCAGGCTGCCACAGCGGCGCTGCTTGGCTGACTTCATGGTGCGTTCTCCAGAGTACTCTCCCCTGCGTCCCTACCAGTCCAGCTCTGaggacagcagctcagagcactCATCATCCTCCTACATCGGCTCTCCTGGCAGGGACAGACCCACTGAGATCCCGAAGCTCTTCCCTCCACCTTATGGATTCCACTTTGGAGCGCAGAAGAAAGGACCCTCTGGCTTCCCTAGTCCACACACTAACTCCACCCAGTCTCAGTCCTATGTTCCAGCAGATGAAGGGCCCCTTTCTCCACAGGACCTGGACATGGGGAAGCGTTTCCTGTCTCCCCCTGTTGCATCACACAGCCCTCAGCAAAGACAGTGGCAGGAAGTGGCGTCTTCTCCGAGGGGCATCCTAAAGGCGCCTCCACCTTATAACAGGCTGGTGCGGACCCCCTCGCTGAAAGAATACCCCAACCATGCCATCAGACTTATGCCCAGGGAGATTGTGTCAGAGGAGCTGAAGTCCTGGCATCAAAGGAATCAACTGCAGAAGTTGCGGCCAAACTGTGGGGAACAGCAGGGCCCAATGAATGTCATGAGCCCCACTTCACCTCACATGCCCCCTTTTAAACAGGTTG GGTAA
- the LOC114438872 gene encoding protein FAM107B encodes MEGSAAKKKLAYGHHKRETSVGHPPLIRQSTADFSSDELGQPRKLNGSSSDTPSYQNLHRELLLSHKRGLLLEEKPELKRVLEQRRLELHKEEEMAQRRPSDLETELRKRQQKLQEYEEEEIRRRENQQKIPEFVRVKDNLRRTQMSEQ; translated from the exons ATGGAGGGGTCAGCAGCAAAGAAA AAACTGGCGTATGGACACCATAAAAGAG AGACCTCTGTTGGCCATCCACCTTTGATCCGTCAGTCCACAGCAGACTTCAGCAGTGATGAGCTCGGTCAGCCAAGGAAACTGAACGGCTCCTCATCAGACACACCGAGTTACCAGAACCTCCACCGGGAGCTGCTGCTTAGCCATAAACG gggcctgctgctggaggagaaaccAGAACTGAAGCGAGTGTTGGAGCAGCGCAGACTGGAGCTGcacaaggaggaggagatggcaCAACGGCGGCCCTCTGATCTGGAGACGGAGCTCCGCAAGAGgcagcagaagctgcaggag tatgaggaggaggagatcagGCGGCGGGAGAACCAGCAGAAGATCCCAGAGTTTGTCCGTGTGAAGGACAACCTGAGGCGCACACAGATGTCTGAGCAGTGA
- the smc5 gene encoding structural maintenance of chromosomes protein 5, with the protein MAESSKRQRVSQKVLSQTHNKSVADKSTDKQPNESGGGGRDEDSRFVEGSIVRITMKNFLTYDYSVVYPGPNLNMIVGANGTGKSSIVCAICLGLAGKTAILGRGDKVGLYVKQGCSKGFVEIELYKTGGNTVIKREIVVENNQSLWMLNGRHCNQKMVEEEVKSLRIQVSNLCQFLPQDKVGEFAKMSKIELLEATEKSVGPPEMYEYHCELKNFRNRERELENVLKEKVNFLEKAKQRIERNKLDVNRYYEKKRHLDVIELLEKKKPWVEYETTRKELEGVKREREDAKRQLSTLKQAQVPMLRKIQEIESRLKPTEEQMKAKTAAIKEASLTCKQKLDQLDRKHNETDNIKQSLRLKQMEEEDHQKRISNTRRTIEDLKAELSKVGDQPDVTPQINAINVELRHNQEERGKIEGEKTDLRREKNNLTAERTMLERKLNDMNNIMNAKEEKLRGRHKDTYSALQWLRQNKYLFGGNVCEPMMLVINVKDPRMAKYVENHISFHDMRAFVFQRKDDMEKFMVEVRDRMNLKVNSIAAPEESCSKRQPSRNIESIRRFGFFTFLREMFDAPDEVMSYLCHQYRVNDVPVGNDQTKAMIKTVVEEPYLKVFYTTDERYTVKRSLYSNQISTSNNVIHPAQYLAITVDAEEKRQLEQEMKVCESKLRDNDERMRALQNEAAALDRKDNELLAEKKRLSELKVKKRQLEQKISTKQDSLKQMEQNVIDLNKVEEETKEKIAAVNAQKVAIVTAFMTQMKLRAKLTMEKVYLALETVGLAVEKTKLENDCREGSAELKTLDQKCSRLDQRKIQLTEQCKGLLKRAKSICRMQLNESLPEDLCNAFSKLPDTQDEIDAMLNEERSRAECFTGLSENVVEEYSRREQEIKHLESEVEVKNKALASYRQEMSEAKERWLNPLKQLVEQINVKFSEFFRSMQCAGEVDLHSENEEEYDKYGIRIRVKFHSSTQLHELTAYHQSGGERSVSTILYLMALQELNRCPFRVVDEINQGMDPVNERRVFDIVVRTACKETTSQYFFITPKLLQNLQYAKEMKVLFVHNGPKMIPPSEWDLKAFIEQRRRRKANA; encoded by the exons ATGGCTGAATCCAGCAAAAGACAGAGAGTTAGCCAGAAAGtcctctcacaaacacacaataagaGTGTAGCAGATAAGTCTACTGACAAGCAGCCCAAtgagtctggaggaggaggaagagacgaGGACAGTCGCTTTGTGGAGGGCTCCATAGTCCGCATCACCATGAAAAACTTCCT GACCTATGACTACTCTGTGGTGTATCCTGGACCTAATCTGAACATGATTGTTGGAGCCAACGGAACTGGCAAGTCCAGCATCGTGTGTGCCATCTGTCTGGGTCTGGCTGGCAAGACTGCCATTCTGGGCAGGGGTGACAAG gttggGCTCTATGTCAAACAAGGCTGTTCTAAAGGCTTTGTAGAGATTGAACT ATACAAAACTGGTGGTAACACAGTGATAAAGAGAGAGATCGTAGTGGAGAACAATCAGTCGCTTTGGATGCTGAATGGAAGACACTGCAATCAGAAAATGGTGGAAGAAGAGGTGAAGAGTCTGCGCATTCAAGTCAGCAACCTCTGTCAGTTTCTGCcgcag GACAAAGTGGGAGAGTTTGCTAAAATGTCCAAAATTGAGTTGCTGGAGGCGACTGAGAAGTCAGTTGGACCACCAGAGATGTACGAGTACCACTGTGAGCTCAAAAATTTCCGCAACAGAGAACGGGAACTGGAG aaCGTTCTGAAGGAGAAGGTCAACTTCCTGGAGAAGGCCAAGCAAAGAATAGAGAGAAACAAACTCGATGTGAATCGTTACTATGAAAAAAAGAGGCATCTGGATGTGATTGAGTTGCTTGAGAAGAAGAAACCGTGGGTG GAGTATGAGACCACCCGTAAGGAGCTTGAGGGTGTGAAGAGGGAGCGAGAGGATGCCAAAAGGCAGCTTTCTACTTTAAAGCAGGCCCAGGTGCCCATGCTGAGGAAGATCCAGGAGATTGAAAGCCGGCTGAAGCCCACTGAGGAACAAATGAAGGCTAAG actGCTGCCATCAAAGAAGCCTCTCTGACGTGCAAACAAAAACTAGATCAGTTGGATCGAAAACACAATGAG ACTGATAATATTAAACAAAGTCTGAGACTgaagcagatggaggaggaagaccaCCAGAAGCGAATCAGCAACACAAGACGAACCATTGAAGACTTGAAGGCAGAACTTTCTAAAGTGGGCGACCAACCAGACGTGACACCACAAATCAATGCAATTAATGTTGAGCTAAGGCACAACCAGGAGGAGAGAGGCAAGATCGAAGGAGAGAAGACTGACTTGCGTCGGGAGAAGAACAATCTCACTGCTGAACGCACAA TGCTGGAAAGGAAGCTCAATGACATGAACAACATCATGAATGCCAAAGAGGAGAAGCTGCGAGGACGCCACAAAGACACGTACAGTGCCCTCCAGTGGCTCAGGCAGAACAAATACCTCTTTGGTGGAAATGTCTGTGAGCCCATGATGCTTGTG ATCAATGTAAAAGATCCTCGCATGGCTAAGTACGTGGAAAACCACATCTCATTCCATGACATGCGAGCGTTCGTCTTCCAGAGGAAGGATGATATGGAGAAGTTCATGGTTGAG GTCCGTGACAGGATGAACCTAAAGGTCAATTCTATTGCTGCTCCAGAGGAGTCGTGTTCCAAGCGTCAGCCATCCCGAAATATTGAGTCTATCAG GCGCTTTGGGTTCTTCACTTTCCTCCGTGAGATGTTTGATGCCCCTGATGAGGTGATGAGTTACCTGTGTCACCAGTACAGGGTGAATGATGTGCCTGTGGGCAACGATCAAACCAAAGCCATGATAAAAACT GTGGTTGAGGAGCCATACCTCAAGGTGTTTTACACAACAGATGAGAGGTACACAGTGAAGAGGTCGCTTTACTCCAACCAGATAAGCACCAGTAACAATGTAATTCACCCTGCCCAGTACCTCGCCATCACTGTAGATGCTGAGGAGAAAcggcagctggagcaggagatgaAG GTCTGTGAGTCAAAGTTGCGAGACAACGATGAACGAATGAGGGCCCTGCAGAATGAGGCCGCTGCTCTTGATCGCAAAGACAATGAGCTCTTGGCAGAGAAGAAGCGTCTCTCTGAACTTAAGGTGAAAAAGAGGCAACTGGAACAGAAAATCAGCACCAAACAGGACAG TCTGAAGCAGATGGAGCAGAATGTCATTGACCTGAACAAGGTTGAGGAGGAAACTAAAGAGAAAATTGCAGCAGTCAATGCCCAGAAGGTGGCCATAGTCACTGCATTCATGACACAAATGAAG CTGAGAGCCAAGCTGACTATGGAGAAGGTGTATTTGGCTTTGGAGACAGTGGGGTTGGCTGTGGAGAAGACTAAGTTGGAGAATGACTGTAGAGAAGGCTCTGCTGAACTGAAGACTCTTGAT CAAAAATGCAGCCGACTCGATCAGAGGAAGATTCAGCTGACTGAACAATGCAAAGGCCTGTTGAAGAGAGCGAAGTCGATCTGTAGAATGCAGCTAAATGAGTCATTACCTGAAGACCTGTGTAAT GCTTTCAGCAAGCTTCCTGACACACAGGATGAGATCGATGCCATGCTGAATGAAGAGAGGTCCAGAGCGGAGTGCTTCACTGGTCTCAGTGAAAAT GTTGTTGAAGAGTACAgcaggagagagcaggagatCAAACATCTGGAgagtgaggtggaggtgaagaaCAAAGCACTGGCTTCGTACCGACAGGAAATGTCAGAG GCTAAGGAGCGCTGGCTGAATCCTCTGAAGCAGCTGGTTGAACAGATAAATGTCAAATTCAGTGAGTTCTTTCGCTCCATGCAGTGTGCAGGGGAGGTTGATCTGCACTCTGAGAATGAG GAGGAATATGACAAATATGGGATCCGTATTCGGGTGAAATTCCACAGCAGCACTCAGCTCCATGAGTTGACAGCCTACCATCAGAGTGGAGGGGAGCGCAGCGTCTCCACAATTCTTTACCTCATGGCCCTGCAGGAGCTCAATCGCTGCCCCTTCAGAGTGGTGGATGAGATCAACCAG GGAATGGATCCTGTAAACGAGAGAAGAGTCTTTGACATTGTGGTCCGCACAGCCTGCAAAGAGACGACCTCCCAGTATTTCTTTATAACACCAAAA ctgctgcagaatcTTCAATACGCCAAGGAGATGAAAGTGCTTTTCGTTCATAATGGTCCCAAAATGATTCCCCCGAGTGAGTGGGACCTGAAGGCTTTTATTGAACAGCGTCGTAGAAGGAAAGCTAATGCGTGA